From the Kogia breviceps isolate mKogBre1 chromosome 3, mKogBre1 haplotype 1, whole genome shotgun sequence genome, one window contains:
- the GTF2A2 gene encoding transcription initiation factor IIA subunit 2, producing the protein MAYQLYRNTTLGNSLQESLDELIQSQQITPQLALQVLLQFDKAINSALAQRVRNRVNFRGSLNTYRFCDNVWTFVLNDVEFREVTELIKVDKVKIVACDGKNTGSNTTE; encoded by the exons ATGGCATATCAGTTGTACAGAAAtaccactttgggaaacagtctTCAGGAGAGCCTCGATGAGCTTATACAG tctCAACAGATTACCCCCCAACTTGCCCTTCAAGTTCTACTTCAGTTTGATAAGGCTATAAATTCAGCGTTGGCACAGAGGGTCAGGAACAGAGTCAACTTCAGG ggcTCTCTAAATACATACAGATTCTGCGATAATGTGTGGACTTTTGTATTGAATGATGTTGAATTCAGAGAGGTGACAGAACTTATTAAAGTGGATAAAGTGAAAATTGTAGCCTGTGATGGTAAAA ATACTGGCTCCAATACTACAgaatga